Proteins encoded within one genomic window of Tamandua tetradactyla isolate mTamTet1 chromosome 11, mTamTet1.pri, whole genome shotgun sequence:
- the KCNA10 gene encoding potassium voltage-gated channel subfamily A member 10, with product MDVCGWKEMEVALVNFDNSDEIQEEPGYATDFDLTSPKGQPGSSPFFNWRILTSDNTTHETAFSKLPGDYIDPPGPEPVGLNEGNQRVIINIAGLRFETQLRTLSQFPETLLGDREKRMLFFDSMRNEYFFDRNRPSFDGILYYYQSGGKIRRPANVPIDVFADEISFYELGSEAMDQFREDEGFIKDPETLLPTNHFHRQFWLLFEYPESSSAARGVAVVSVLVVVISITIFCLETLPEFREDRELKVARDPSLNASKTILSQTLFSDPFFMVESTCIMWFTFELVLRFMVCPSKASFFRNIMNIIDIISIIPYFATLITELVQETEPSAQQNMSLAILRIIRLVRVFRIFKLSRHSKGLQILGQTLKASMQELGLLIFFLFIGVILFSSAVYFAEVDEPESHFSSIPDGFWWAVVTMTTVGYGDMCPTTPGGKIVGTLCAIAGVLTIALPVPVIVSNFNYFYHRETENEEKQNIPGEVDKLLSSAGSGLGSTDSLGKTNGGCCAEKSRK from the coding sequence ATGGATGTGTGTGGCTGGAAAGAAATGGAGGTTGCTCTGGTCAATTTTGATAACTCAGACGAAATTCAAGAAGAGCCAGGCTATGCCACAGACTTTGACCTGACCAGTCCAAAAGGCCAGCCTGGGAGCAGCCCTTTCTTCAACTGGAGAATCCTCACCAGTGACAATACTACCCATGAGACTGCCTTCTCCAAGCTCCCAGGAGACTACATAGATCCCCCAGGGCCCGAGCCAGTAGGCTTGAATGAAGGAAACCAGCGGGTGATCATCAACATTGCTGGACTGAGATTCGAGACCCAGCTCAGAACCCTCAGTCAGTTCCCAGAGACCCTCCTGGGAGACCGGGAGAAAAGGATGCTATTCTTTGACTCCATGAGAAATGAGTATTTTTTTGACCGAAACCGGCCCAGTTTCGATGGAATCCTCTATTATTATCAATCCGGTGGGAAAATCCGGCGCCCAGCCAATGTACCTATTGACGTCTTTGCTGATGAAATCTCCTTTTATGAGCTGGGTAGCGAGGCCATGGACCAATTCCGGGAGGATGAAGGCTTCATCAAAGACCCTGAAACACTGCTCCCCACCAATCACTTCCACCGGCAGTTCTGGCTCCTCTTTGAGTACCCCGAGAGCTCCAGTGCTGCCCGAGGTGTGGCTGTGGTCTCAGTGTTGGTTGTGGTCATCTCCATCACCATATTCTGCCTGGAGACGCTGCCCGAGTTCCGGGAGGATAGGGAGCTGAAGGTAGCCAGAGACCCCAGCCTCAATGCAAGCAAGACGATCCTCTCCCAGACCTTGTTCAGCGACCCCTTCTTCATGGTGGAGTCCACCTGCATCATGTGGTTCACCTTTGAGCTAGTGCTCCGGTTCATGGTCTGCCCCAGCAAGGCCAGCTTCTTCAGAAACATCATGAATATCATTGACATCATTTCCATCATCCCCTACTTTGCAACTCTCATCACAGAGCTGGTCCAGGAGACAGAACCAAGTGCCCAGCAGAACATGTCCCTGGCCATCCTAAGGATCATCCGCCTGGTGAGGGTCTTTCGTATCTTCAAGCTCTCCCGCCACTCCAAGGGGCTGCAGATCCTGGGGCAGACGCTGAAGGCTTCCATGCAGGAGTTGGGGCTActcatcttcttcctcttcattgGCGTCATCCTCTTCTCCAGTGCAGTCTACTTTGCTGAAGTGGACGAGCCAGAGTCCCACTTCTCCAGCATTCCTGATGGCTTCTGGTGGGCTGTGGTCACCATGACAACCGTAGGCTATGGTGACATGTGCCCAACCACTCCAGGGGGGAAGATTGTGGGCACGCTCTGTGCCATCGCAGGGGTCCTCACCATTGCTCTCCCTGTCCCTGTCATCGTTTCCAACTTCAACTACTTCTACCATCGGGAGACTGAGAACGAGGAGAAGCAAAACATCCCAGGAGAAGTCGATAAACTCCTCAGTAGTGCAGGTTCAGGACTGGGCAGCACAGACTCTCTTGGTAAGACCAATGGTGGCTGTTGTGCAGAGAAGTCCAGAAAATGA